The genome window GTATGAAATGCCTATTTAAAGGCACGAACAATATACATGTATACAAGTTCAGTTTTcctacatggtatcagagccctctATCACTAtgacatcttcttcttcagttcAAACAACGTTTTCTGCTTCTTCTCTTGAGACTACACTCCCAAAATCACATTTGCCTGATATCTCCATCAAACTGGCTTCAAACAATTATCTTTTGTGGAAAGCACATGTTCTTCCTGTTTTACGTGGCTATGGACTCCTTGGATATGTGAAGGATGAAGTCCCTTGCCTAGAATCAACTATCATTGGTGAGAATGGTGAGTTGCAAACAAACCCTGCTGCAGCAGTTTGGCTGCGCACGGATCAATTGATCCTTGGATGGCTCAACAGTTCACTATCTGATGGACCCCTTTCCCAAGTCATCAATAGTGAATCTTCGCATGATGCATGGCAAGTGTTAGAGACCCTTTATGGCACTCACACTCGAGATCGCATCCAACAAATCAAAGGCGAACTACAGTCTTTGACAAAAGGTACTTCTTCACTGGAAGATTATTTACAAAAAGCAAAAGCTTTGGCTCTATCTCTCTGTGGTGCAGGCAAACCAATGGATGATGATGAATTCATCATTTGTATTCTTCGGGGATTAGGATCTGAATTTGATCCTATAGTAGCAGCATTAAATGCTAGAGACACTTTTCCATCTCTTGAAGGAATTATTGGCAAACTTTGTGACTTTGAAATTCGAATTCAAGGAGCAAGAACAACTGCTCCCTCTATGGCGTTTTATACAAATCGTGGCCGCACAAACTCAAAGCCATGGATAAACACCAGCACTCGTGGTCGCAATCATCGCAGCTTTACTGTGAGAAATCCCCCTAACAACACTCCACTACGAGCTAAAGAGACTCGTTTTCCTCGCCAAAATGGAAGCTTCAATGGAACCCGTCAGAAACAAATTTCACATAACAGTAATCGTGGGCGTGGTAGCATCACTTGTTTTCGATGTGGAGGACCTAATCACAAAGCAGATGGATGTTTCGCATCTGATGAAGAAGCTGATCAGTACAAGGCCTTTGCTGCAATCAAAATTGGTGAAACTGCAGAAGATCCATGGTATTCTGACACTGGAGCAAACCAGCATATGACGTCTGACACAAATGAAGTCCAAGGTATTATTTCTTATCCTGGAAATGACTCTGTTATGGTTGGAAATGGCCAGGGCTTGTCTATTACTGGTACTGGAAACGTTACTATTCCCACTACCAATCTCAAGCTAAAAGATGTTCTTGTGGTTcctgaaattaagaagaaattatTGTCTGTATCTCAGTTTACAAGAGATAATAACTGCTATTTTCTGTTTTATCCATGGGGTTTTATTCTTAAGGACATGAAGACGAAGCAGGTAATTCTTAAAGGTTTCATGAAGGATGGGTTATATCCGATCAATCTGCAGCAATTCTCTACAATTCCAGCCAGTTTTTTAGCAAATAAAGTGTCCAGCAGCCTTTGGCATGCACGACTGGGACACCCTCAAGCCAGAATTCTTACAAAGTTATGTTTACCATCTATGGACAAACAAAATGCTTTCTGTGAAAGCTGTGTTTTggaaaaatcaacaaagttaCCGTTTGAATCTAGAAAATCATATGCTACTACTTTTCTACATACACTGCATTCCGATGTCTGGGGTCCTGCCTCTGTGCCTTCTTTTGATGGAAACCGGTTCTATTTAATTCTTGTTGATGAGTATTCTCGGTATATATGGTTATTTCCTATGCATCGAAAATCTGATGTAGCAATAATATTTCCTTCCTTTCTCAAGCAAATGGAAACACAATTTGATGCAcatgttaaaatatttcaaagcgATGGAGGCGGTGAGTTTGTTAATCAAAGTCTGCAGAATCTCTTCAAAACTAATGGCATTATTCATAGAATTTCATGTCCAGGAACACCAGAACAAAATGGATTAGCCGAACGACGTCATCGCCATATCGTAGAAACAGGATTAACTCTTCTATCACATGCGTCTGTTCCTATAAAATTCTAGACTGCAGTGTTTCACACTGCAGTGTTCCTAATTAATCGCTTACCGACTTCAGTCTTGGGTTACAAGTCACCACATGAAGTGGTTTTTGGCTCTGCTCCTACTTATGACTCCTTCCGAGTGTTTGGATGTTCCTGTTATCCCTTGCTGGCACCATTTGGATTTTAAATCCACACGATGTGTTTTTCTTGGTTACTCTACCAATCACAAAGGCTATATCTGCTTTGAGCCACGGACACATCGCTTCTACATTTCACGCCATGTGAAATTTAATGAACTCCAGTTTCCTTACAAGTGCATGCAGCCACCTGATACACATGCCTCTCAGTTGTTTCAAATTAAGGCACTTCCTCGACTACTCAAAACTGTGGCAGAAAAATCAATTGACACAGCTACACAGGTCAGTTCTCATGATCCAGCAACAATTGTTCCACATACTGAAACTGCTCAAGAAGCTTCAACATCTCAATCTGCAGCTTCTGCTCCATTATCTTCATCCACTGCAGCAGAAAATCCTGTCCCACCAGTGATTTCTCTTGCATCTGTTCCACCTTCACAGCGACAGCATCATATGATTACACGCACTCAGACAGGGAAGCTAAAACCCAAGGTCTTTATTTCTTCCCGACATCCTATCCCTGCCTGTTTTCTTGCTGATCTTGTTGCCCAACCACAAGAGCCATCCTCAGTTCAACAAGCTCTCCAACATCCACATTGGATTCAAGCAATGCAAGCTGAAATGGATGCCCTTCACAACAACAAAACCTGGACCTTGGTACCTAGACAAGCCACAATGAATATTATCAGCAGCAAATGGgtgtttaaaatcaaaacacgaTCTGATGGTTCCATTGAAAGATATAAAGCTTGGCTGGTGGCTCGTGGATTTTCACAGCAACCAGGGCTCGATTATGATGAAACATTCAGTCCTGTTATCAAACCAAGCACCATTCGGCTCATCCTCACCATTGGCTTGTCTCACGGATGGTCTGTCAAACAACTAGATGTCAGTAATGCCTTCCTTCATGGAGATCTACAGGAGCAAGTATATCTGGCTCAACCTCCAGGCTTTGAAGATTCCTCTCATCCAGATTATGTTTGTCACCTTCATAAAGCTTTATATGGGTTGAAGCAGGCTCCTCGTGCATGGTACCTCAAATTCAGTAACTACATTCAGCAAATGGGATTTACACGATGCCCCTATGATCAATCCTTATTTTATCTCCATCAAGGCTCAGACATCCTCCTTTTGCTcatttatgttgatgacattctTTTAACAGGCAGCTCCTCTTCACAGATTATCAAGCTTATTGCCCATCTCTCTGCTGTCTTCCATATGAAAGACCTTAGTGACATTCATTATTTCTTAGGACTTCAAATTGCACGTGATGAGTCTACAATCACAATCACTCAAACACGGTATCTGCTATCTCTTCTTCAGAAGTTTGGTCTTGATGGTGCCAAACCAGTAAGCACTCCACTGGCAGCAGGTTCTTCCATGTCTGCCACTGATGGTGTTCCCTTAGCTGATCCTTCTCACTATCGTTGTTTGGTTGGTTCTCTGCAATACCTCACCCTGACCAGGCCAGACATTTCGTTTGCTGTACATCATGTCTGCAGATTCATGCAAACACCTCATGATACTCATCTTATTGCTGTGAAGAGAATTTTTCGGTATCTGAAGGGGACACTCAATGTTGGACTACATTACATTCGCAATCCTATTCATGAACTTCGTGGTTTTTGTGACGCTGATTGGGCTGGCTGTAGGGATGACCGACGTTCCACTACGGGGTTCGCTATCTTTCTAGGCACAAATTTGATATCCTGGGGTGCTAAAAAGCAGGACACGGTGTCTAGGTCAACAGCTGAGGCAGAGTATCGCGCCTTAGCTTCCACTACAGCTGAGCTCATGTGGTTTGTCCATTTACTCAAAACTATTGGCCACTGTGTTCCTTCTCCTCAGCTCTTTTGTGATAATATTAGTGCCATCCATATGGCTAAAAATCCAGTTTTTCATCATCGTACAAAACACATTGAAATAGATGTTCACTTTGTCCGCGAACGAGTTGCAAGTGGTGCTCTTTCCTTGGCTCATATTCCAGGATCTGATCAAATTGCGGATATTTTCACCAAATCACTTTGCGCTGCAACGTTTGCATTGAATCGCGCCAAGCTCTGCCTCGGTCCAGCCCCGCCTTGAGCTTGAGGGGggatgaagaaatatggaaatATATGCAGCGATTCCATACAGGATTCAAGGGCAGAAATCCTGCATTGATCTTCTGCACACATTACTCTATTGAGAGATCCCCTGCTATAATTCTTCATTTCATTTATGTCATGATCTTCATAATTTCTGTATCaaatcatgtatatatatagtaagaAGTAATGACCTGTAATGTATGAAATGCCTATTTAAAGGCACGAACAATATACATGTATACAAGTTCAGTTTTCCTACATGTGCAACTTTCTCATAAATTTGATACCGCCCTTCTTTGATGTCATCGGAATAGTCTCATCATTGCCTCCATCCCATATCGGGGCGTGTTGTTAGTACAAAAATGTTGCAACTCTaatatctctttttctttctttttttatttcacttgtTTTCTCTTCCTTGATTTTCATGCAAGACCTGGAAAAACAACTAATTTGGTCGGCCACGGTGATAAGTGAAACAATGCATGTTGTATTCCTCGCTAGAATTAgtattttctataatataacattttaaaaaaaaatgaatggattgctaatttatttattaatgctaTTTTATCTAACCAAAGCACAAAATAGAACAATAGTCACAATAAAAATGCAAAACATTATAATATAGCAAACATGCCCTTGAACATCTTCTAAGCATTATGTTTCCTGTTCCGTAGAGTCTACAGGCCTCTCTGCCTAATAGTAAATTTCTAAATATAGCCACTTTAATTTCAAGTGCAAACCTGATATCtgtttcttttcaataataataataaaaaaccccaTAGAGAAtagaatatcataaataaatatatatatatatataaaatattaccGGTGCCTGAACTATACATATAAATCAATTATACCACTAAACTAGGGAATTAACCGCCGTAAACTAATAAACTTGTATAGTTTGgaattgcaatatttttttttctattttcaaaacttgaatccagactaaaaaaaaaaaaaagaaataaggaaTATTAGTAgaataatataacaattaaggacataagaaaatcaaaaaaattagtATTGCTAGTGAAAATcttgaaagataattttttttaaaaaaaaaaacaacaagaagaccAGATGGGCAATTTAAGTTAAAAAGTgtgaaaataattaagatcaaacccaaaaaaaaactaaaattctgaataatctgtatattatgaatgTTTCGTCTtaatctaaatacaaataaaatatatataagttaaacTAAAAGTATTATTCtacctttaataaataaaaatacataaatattatttttttttaaaaaacccttGTGGGGCATCTCTTCCTGAAATTTGAGCTCTATATATCTCGCATGAAGGTGGTCGAATAATTAAGCAAGCTCTTCCCTAATTAATGGATATATATAGCTAGGTTTAATTATCTCCTTAACTTGTACTGGTAGCTCAAAATTCACTAGCGAATCTTAGGTGTTTTCCCTTTCCCATTAATTGGTGCCAACAAACTTACCAAACTTGGACCacaaaagtaaaggaaaaaaaaaggatagattattaaagaaaacaaatcctGCCAGACTATTAATTAACACCTGAACTACATTAATTCTTATATAcacttgatttcttttctttattttttctttccctcttctaaatttattttaatctatactaaaataaaataaaacttatattcttttaattatttgtttttgactCATGCTGCCCCAATATGTGAAACACACAGTTCACAAATGAATAGAATCTTAAAATTAGTTAACCGAAGGGTTGcattaccaacaaaaaaaattgagggaccaaaattaattagaaaaacaaaagatcaaAGGACTAGTTTTTGTTGACCAATAGCTGGGAGGTGTTTCCTTCAATTAgcctaaatcaaaagaaaaaagaaaagctcaATCATAAGAGAGCCTATGAAAAAAGAGGGGAAACATCACTAGTCCTCTCCCACctataaaacttttatttttcaccttGATTATGTTTTAGATTCCTTTGAAACTAAATAAGATCCTAGCTATAAAGCTagaaactattatttatttctctccATATATTACCTTCCTTCCATAATATTCatggagagttttttttttaaaaaatatcaacttttattaaaaaaaaaagaaaattctttttctattcctaacaaaaaaattactcaaCATTAGAAGTACGAAAAATGTTAAAGCCATGTTAGTATTTGGATAACATTTGATATtttggtaataattttttttaaagtgatttttttgttaagaaatattaaaatcatatttgtttattttttttatattatcaacgatttaaaaatataaaaaaattaattttttatggattaaaTCAGAAATACAgttgaaaacatttttaattgaagtaATGGTAAACCATCAGCTACATTCATGattagttttcaattataaatctTGCATAAATGTGTGAGAGAGAAAGATAACATTATTACACCAAAGTGTACTCAACAATTAATTTCTCTGCAAAAACACCTTATTATTACCACAATTATTACTGTCACTTCCTTAAAAATAGGATATTCTATTACATTAACATCGGCCCTGATCCATTTTAAGACGGCCAATAGGGGTGAAAACATAATTATCAAAGATCTTAGGAGGTATTCAGGAACTTTCCAAAACACACCAAGAGCTTGTGAAAGCAAGCAAAGATGGTACTATGAGTCTTGAGAAGCCAAAGCCATTCTCATCTGACCAGAACTTGTGGCCATGTCAGCCCTCACTCTCAGATGGGTCAGCCCCACTTGTCCTTTGATCGAACCACAACCCCTCTCCTTTCTTTATAGGCAGACCCTCCGCACACCCCACATACTAATAATCCCCCTCCCTCCTCcaatcctcctcctcttctccatCTCTGAAGTGCTCCATTGAAGTTGAGCCCTGCTCctcctttcttcctttttcttgttaaaCTGAACTCTAACCCTAGAACTACTTTATATATAGCTCGCTGATTCATGGATAAGGTTGAAAGGGAGACTCACGACTTCATGAATGTGGAATCCTTCTCTCAGCTTCCCTTTATCCGCCCCGCACCCATCAAAGAAAAGGGCATTCGCCTCTTCGGTATAGAGTTTGGCAGCAACAAAGAAAGTCCAGCAGCTGACGAGTCTGATTCAGCGGAAACTAATGAAGACGCCGCTAAAGAAAATGAGAGCAGTGACAACAACAGAAGATTTGAGTGCCATTACTGTTGCAGAAACTTCCCTACTTCGCAAGCCTTAGGTGGCCACCAAAACGCACACAAAAGAGAGCGTCAGCACGCGAAACGTGCCCACCTCCAGTCGGCAATGATTCATAACAGCCTCTCAGATGCACACTATTATGGCATTTTAAACTACAGGATAGATTCAATTTCCACCGCAGCCATGACTCACCCTTCATGGAATAGCCACACTAGCACTAATAGGTATTACGGCGGTCAAGGCTCCTATTCACAACAACCTATCAATGGGAGTCCACTAGGCTTGTGGCGGATCCCGGCTGTTCACGGTAGTGCTACTCTCCAACATCCTGACCGTTCGGTGCATCCATTACCATCATTTTCCGGTGAGGGACTGAAACCCTCACCTGCCGGTGGTTCAAGCTCACATGGGCGGTACGGATATGAGTCCAAGTCGAGCGTTCAAGACCGTGTGAGTTTAGATCTTCATCTTTAAATATTTGATAACTTGGATAAAATTAAGAgaagatttgagattttttctaAGCTGGTTAAATCTTTAATTGTGCAAATGAGGCGCAATTATTCCATGGAGACACTCATGACCACTAGTGTTTTCTgcattttaacttattttatattagaattaATCTGTTGTGTAAATGAAGCAGATTTACGTGCGTGCTTTTGAATTGAACTAAGAAACACAAGTAAGTCTATTATATATCACCACATGAGCTGACGAGCTTTGTGCGCAGGACTGGCTTGGTCCTGTGATGCTTTCTAAAGGTACTAGTTTTTTAGCATGATCCATATCAGTTTGGAAACACTCTCCGgttgattttaaaagataattttttttccttgttattgATTTGGTTCTTAAAAGTAAGAGAACCATCTTCAAAATGCTAACCCAACAGTACAAATACAaggtttttttcattgttatgtGTGATTGGAGGTTCACAGTATCCTAGCTTGAGCAAAACTGGTCAGTGCAATCTCTGTCTATCTTCAGAATTGGTCACACGTGTGAggaatatatattcaaaactGGGCATCAGAATTGAGTGCATGAACATCTGTAGATAGACACGTGTGTGTATATCGAAATGTTGTCTAGACAGGTGGGAGTGGTGAGAGCTGTCGGTTTGATACAGTGCAAGCAGAGCGCTTAACAGTGATGAGAGAAATCAGGTGAAAAAGTTTTGCTATCTCTGCCTTCTGCATAAACTGCATATAGAAAATGATATTTCCATGGCATTTGCAGGGAGCATATCTAATATGGCTAGCCAAACTCCAACGCAAAttattctcctttttttttcctcattcactttgtttttgaatgttttagtgtgtgtgtgtgtgtgtgtgtgtgtgtgtgagtgagtgagtgagagagagagagagagagagagagagacatagatattttatatgtatgtgTATGCCAATGAAACTTTAAATGATGTCTCATATCTGCTTACAGATTTAAGTGGAACCTCTGCAATGAGACCTGAAACTAAGGAATTAACAAAGGAGGCAATTTTAAGACCACATAAAAAATGTTCATATATGCACCATGCATCCGATGCTCATCGCATCTGTTTTGGACTGTGGATTCTTGGTCGACGTCGAGGGATAGATCGATTGAGATTAAGTGTTTATGATATTGGCACGCGATGAACTTACGGTAGGTAGAATGAAGAAATGAGATCATTTGACATATAAAGT of Populus trichocarpa isolate Nisqually-1 chromosome 16, P.trichocarpa_v4.1, whole genome shotgun sequence contains these proteins:
- the LOC7454678 gene encoding zinc finger protein 8, which gives rise to MDKVERETHDFMNVESFSQLPFIRPAPIKEKGIRLFGIEFGSNKESPAADESDSAETNEDAAKENESSDNNRRFECHYCCRNFPTSQALGGHQNAHKRERQHAKRAHLQSAMIHNSLSDAHYYGILNYRIDSISTAAMTHPSWNSHTSTNRYYGGQGSYSQQPINGSPLGLWRIPAVHGSATLQHPDRSVHPLPSFSGEGLKPSPAGGSSSHGRYGYESKSSVQDRVSLDLHL